A window of the Gorilla gorilla gorilla isolate KB3781 chromosome 8, NHGRI_mGorGor1-v2.1_pri, whole genome shotgun sequence genome harbors these coding sequences:
- the ZFYVE27 gene encoding protrudin isoform X6 — MQTSEREGSGPELSPSVMPEAPLESPPFPTKSPAFDLFNLVLSYKRLEIYLEPLKDAGDGVRYLLRWQMPLCSLLTCLGLNVLFLTLNEGAWYSVGALMISVPALLGYLQEVCRARLPDSELMRRKYHSVRQEDLQRVRLSRPEAVAEVKSFLIQLEAFLSRLCCTCEAAYRVLHWENPVVSSQFYGALLGTVCMLYLLPLCWVLTLLNSTLFLGNVEFFRVVSEYRASLQQRMNPKQGEHAFESPPPPDVGGKGGLMDSTPALTPTESLSSQDLTPGSVEEAEEAEPDEEFKDAIEETHLVVLEDDEGAPCPAEDELALQDNGFLSKNEVLRSKVSRLTERLRKRYPTNNFGNCTGCSATFSVLKKRRSCSNCGNSFCSRCCSFKVPKSSMGATAKS, encoded by the exons ATGCAGACATCAGAACGTGAGGGGAGTGGGCCGGAGCTGAGCCCCAGCGTGATGCCCGAGGCTCCCCTGGAGTCTCCACCTTTTCCTACCAAGTCCCCAGCGTTTGACCTTTTCAACTTGGTTCTCTCCTACAAGAGGCTAGAGATCTACCTGGAACCCTTGAAGGATGCAGGTGATGGTGTTCGATACTTGCTCAG GTGGCAGATGCCTTTGTGTTCCTTGCTGACCTGCCTGGGCCTCAACGTCTTGTTCCTCACTTTGAATGAGG GTGCATGGTACTCAGTAGGTGCCCTGATGATTTCAGTGCCCGCCCTGCTGGGCTATCTTCAGGAGGTTTGCCGGGCACGGCTGCCTGATTCCGAGCTGATGCGGAGGAAGTATCATAGCGTGAGGCAGGAGGACCTGCAGAGAGTTCGCCTGTCTCGTCCCGAGGCCGTGGCTGAGGTGAAGAGCTT CTTGATCCAGCTGGAGGCCTTCCTGAGCCGCCTGTGCTGCACCTGTGAAGCCGCCTACCGCGTGCTGCACTGGGAGAACCCCGTCGTGTCCTCACA GTTCTATGGGGCTCTTCTGGGCACAGTCTGCATGCTGTATTTGCTGCCACTCTGCTGGGTCCTCACCCTTTTAAACAGCACGCTGTTTCTGGGGAATGTGGAGTTCTTCCGAG TTGTGTCTGAGTACAGGGCATCTCTGCAGCAGAGGATGAACCCAAAGCAGGGAGAGCATGCCTTTGAGAGTCCTCCACCACCAGATGTTGGGGGGAAGGGTGGTCTGATGGACAGCACACCTGCCCTCACACCCACGGAG AGTCTCTCTTCCCAGGACCTCACACCGGGCAGCgtggaggaggctgaggaggctgagccagatgAAGAGTTTAAAGATGCGATTGAG gagacccACTTGGTGGTGCTG GAGGATGATGAGGGCGCCCCGTGCCCAGCAGAGGATGAGCTGGCCCTGCAGGACAACGGGTTCCTGAGCAAGAATGAGGTGCTGCGCAGCAAAGTGTCTCGGCTCACGGAGCGGCTCCGCAAGCGCTACCCCACCAACAACTTTG GGAACTGCACGGGCTGCTCGGCCACCTTCTCAGTGCTGAAGAAGAGG CGGAGCTGCAGTAATTGTGGAAACAGCTTCTGCTCTCGATGCTGCTCCTTCAAGGTGCCCAAGTCCTCCATGGGGGCCACAG CAAAATCCTGA
- the ZFYVE27 gene encoding protrudin isoform X2, with translation MQTSEREGSGPELSPSVMPEAPLESPPFPTKSPAFDLFNLVLSYKRLEIYLEPLKDAGDGVRYLLRWQMPLCSLLTCLGLNVLFLTLNEGAWYSVGALMISVPALLGYLQEVCRARLPDSELMRRKYHSVRQEDLQRVRLSRPEAVAEVKSFLIQLEAFLSRLCCTCEAAYRVLHWENPVVSSQFYGALLGTVCMLYLLPLCWVLTLLNSTLFLGNVEFFRVVSEYRASLQQRMNPKQGEHAFESPPPPDVGGKGGLMDSTPALTPTESLSSQDLTPGSVEEAEEAEPDEEFKDAIEETHLVVLEDDEGAPCPAEDELALQDNGFLSKNEVLRSKVSRLTERLRKRYPTNNFGNCTGCSATFSVLKKRRSCSNCGNSFCSRCCSFKVPKSSMGATAPEAQRETVFVCASCNQTLSK, from the exons ATGCAGACATCAGAACGTGAGGGGAGTGGGCCGGAGCTGAGCCCCAGCGTGATGCCCGAGGCTCCCCTGGAGTCTCCACCTTTTCCTACCAAGTCCCCAGCGTTTGACCTTTTCAACTTGGTTCTCTCCTACAAGAGGCTAGAGATCTACCTGGAACCCTTGAAGGATGCAGGTGATGGTGTTCGATACTTGCTCAG GTGGCAGATGCCTTTGTGTTCCTTGCTGACCTGCCTGGGCCTCAACGTCTTGTTCCTCACTTTGAATGAGG GTGCATGGTACTCAGTAGGTGCCCTGATGATTTCAGTGCCCGCCCTGCTGGGCTATCTTCAGGAGGTTTGCCGGGCACGGCTGCCTGATTCCGAGCTGATGCGGAGGAAGTATCATAGCGTGAGGCAGGAGGACCTGCAGAGAGTTCGCCTGTCTCGTCCCGAGGCCGTGGCTGAGGTGAAGAGCTT CTTGATCCAGCTGGAGGCCTTCCTGAGCCGCCTGTGCTGCACCTGTGAAGCCGCCTACCGCGTGCTGCACTGGGAGAACCCCGTCGTGTCCTCACA GTTCTATGGGGCTCTTCTGGGCACAGTCTGCATGCTGTATTTGCTGCCACTCTGCTGGGTCCTCACCCTTTTAAACAGCACGCTGTTTCTGGGGAATGTGGAGTTCTTCCGAG TTGTGTCTGAGTACAGGGCATCTCTGCAGCAGAGGATGAACCCAAAGCAGGGAGAGCATGCCTTTGAGAGTCCTCCACCACCAGATGTTGGGGGGAAGGGTGGTCTGATGGACAGCACACCTGCCCTCACACCCACGGAG AGTCTCTCTTCCCAGGACCTCACACCGGGCAGCgtggaggaggctgaggaggctgagccagatgAAGAGTTTAAAGATGCGATTGAG gagacccACTTGGTGGTGCTG GAGGATGATGAGGGCGCCCCGTGCCCAGCAGAGGATGAGCTGGCCCTGCAGGACAACGGGTTCCTGAGCAAGAATGAGGTGCTGCGCAGCAAAGTGTCTCGGCTCACGGAGCGGCTCCGCAAGCGCTACCCCACCAACAACTTTG GGAACTGCACGGGCTGCTCGGCCACCTTCTCAGTGCTGAAGAAGAGG CGGAGCTGCAGTAATTGTGGAAACAGCTTCTGCTCTCGATGCTGCTCCTTCAAGGTGCCCAAGTCCTCCATGGGGGCCACAG CCCCTGAAGCCCAGAGGGagactgtgtttgtgtgtgcctcGTGTAACCAGACCTTGAGCAAGTGA
- the ZFYVE27 gene encoding protrudin isoform X7, whose product MQTSEREGSGPELSPSVMPEAPLESPPFPTKSPAFDLFNLVLSYKRLEIYLEPLKDAGDGVRYLLRWQMPLCSLLTCLGLNVLFLTLNEGAWYSVGALMISVPALLGYLQEVCRARLPDSELMRRKYHSVRQEDLQRVRLSRPEAVAEVKSFLIQLEAFLSRLCCTCEAAYRVLHWENPVVSSQFYGALLGTVCMLYLLPLCWVLTLLNSTLFLGNVEFFRVVSEYRASLQQRMNPKQGEHAFESPPPPDVGGKGGLMDSTPALTPTESLSSQDLTPGSVEEAEEAEPDEEFKDAIEEDDEGAPCPAEDELALQDNGFLSKNEVLRSKVSRLTERLRKRYPTNNFGNCTGCSATFSVLKKRRSCSNCGNSFCSRCCSFKVPKSSMGATAKS is encoded by the exons ATGCAGACATCAGAACGTGAGGGGAGTGGGCCGGAGCTGAGCCCCAGCGTGATGCCCGAGGCTCCCCTGGAGTCTCCACCTTTTCCTACCAAGTCCCCAGCGTTTGACCTTTTCAACTTGGTTCTCTCCTACAAGAGGCTAGAGATCTACCTGGAACCCTTGAAGGATGCAGGTGATGGTGTTCGATACTTGCTCAG GTGGCAGATGCCTTTGTGTTCCTTGCTGACCTGCCTGGGCCTCAACGTCTTGTTCCTCACTTTGAATGAGG GTGCATGGTACTCAGTAGGTGCCCTGATGATTTCAGTGCCCGCCCTGCTGGGCTATCTTCAGGAGGTTTGCCGGGCACGGCTGCCTGATTCCGAGCTGATGCGGAGGAAGTATCATAGCGTGAGGCAGGAGGACCTGCAGAGAGTTCGCCTGTCTCGTCCCGAGGCCGTGGCTGAGGTGAAGAGCTT CTTGATCCAGCTGGAGGCCTTCCTGAGCCGCCTGTGCTGCACCTGTGAAGCCGCCTACCGCGTGCTGCACTGGGAGAACCCCGTCGTGTCCTCACA GTTCTATGGGGCTCTTCTGGGCACAGTCTGCATGCTGTATTTGCTGCCACTCTGCTGGGTCCTCACCCTTTTAAACAGCACGCTGTTTCTGGGGAATGTGGAGTTCTTCCGAG TTGTGTCTGAGTACAGGGCATCTCTGCAGCAGAGGATGAACCCAAAGCAGGGAGAGCATGCCTTTGAGAGTCCTCCACCACCAGATGTTGGGGGGAAGGGTGGTCTGATGGACAGCACACCTGCCCTCACACCCACGGAG AGTCTCTCTTCCCAGGACCTCACACCGGGCAGCgtggaggaggctgaggaggctgagccagatgAAGAGTTTAAAGATGCGATTGAG GAGGATGATGAGGGCGCCCCGTGCCCAGCAGAGGATGAGCTGGCCCTGCAGGACAACGGGTTCCTGAGCAAGAATGAGGTGCTGCGCAGCAAAGTGTCTCGGCTCACGGAGCGGCTCCGCAAGCGCTACCCCACCAACAACTTTG GGAACTGCACGGGCTGCTCGGCCACCTTCTCAGTGCTGAAGAAGAGG CGGAGCTGCAGTAATTGTGGAAACAGCTTCTGCTCTCGATGCTGCTCCTTCAAGGTGCCCAAGTCCTCCATGGGGGCCACAG CAAAATCCTGA
- the ZFYVE27 gene encoding protrudin isoform X4 — protein MQTSEREGSGPELSPSVMPEAPLESPPFPTKSPAFDLFNLVLSYKRLEIYLEPLKDAGDGVRYLLRWQMPLCSLLTCLGLNVLFLTLNEGAWYSVGALMISVPALLGYLQEVCRARLPDSELMRRKYHSVRQEDLQRVRLSRPEAVAEVKSFLIQLEAFLSRLCCTCEAAYRVLHWENPVVSSQFYGALLGTVCMLYLLPLCWVLTLLNSTLFLGNVEFFRVVSEYRASLQQRMNPKQGEHAFESPPPPDVGGKGGLMDSTPALTPTESLSSQDLTPGSVEEAEEAEPDEEFKDAIEEDDEGAPCPAEDELALQDNGFLSKNEVLRSKVSRLTERLRKRYPTNNFGNCTGCSATFSVLKKRRSCSNCGNSFCSRCCSFKVPKSSMGATAPEAQRETVFVCASCNQTLSK, from the exons ATGCAGACATCAGAACGTGAGGGGAGTGGGCCGGAGCTGAGCCCCAGCGTGATGCCCGAGGCTCCCCTGGAGTCTCCACCTTTTCCTACCAAGTCCCCAGCGTTTGACCTTTTCAACTTGGTTCTCTCCTACAAGAGGCTAGAGATCTACCTGGAACCCTTGAAGGATGCAGGTGATGGTGTTCGATACTTGCTCAG GTGGCAGATGCCTTTGTGTTCCTTGCTGACCTGCCTGGGCCTCAACGTCTTGTTCCTCACTTTGAATGAGG GTGCATGGTACTCAGTAGGTGCCCTGATGATTTCAGTGCCCGCCCTGCTGGGCTATCTTCAGGAGGTTTGCCGGGCACGGCTGCCTGATTCCGAGCTGATGCGGAGGAAGTATCATAGCGTGAGGCAGGAGGACCTGCAGAGAGTTCGCCTGTCTCGTCCCGAGGCCGTGGCTGAGGTGAAGAGCTT CTTGATCCAGCTGGAGGCCTTCCTGAGCCGCCTGTGCTGCACCTGTGAAGCCGCCTACCGCGTGCTGCACTGGGAGAACCCCGTCGTGTCCTCACA GTTCTATGGGGCTCTTCTGGGCACAGTCTGCATGCTGTATTTGCTGCCACTCTGCTGGGTCCTCACCCTTTTAAACAGCACGCTGTTTCTGGGGAATGTGGAGTTCTTCCGAG TTGTGTCTGAGTACAGGGCATCTCTGCAGCAGAGGATGAACCCAAAGCAGGGAGAGCATGCCTTTGAGAGTCCTCCACCACCAGATGTTGGGGGGAAGGGTGGTCTGATGGACAGCACACCTGCCCTCACACCCACGGAG AGTCTCTCTTCCCAGGACCTCACACCGGGCAGCgtggaggaggctgaggaggctgagccagatgAAGAGTTTAAAGATGCGATTGAG GAGGATGATGAGGGCGCCCCGTGCCCAGCAGAGGATGAGCTGGCCCTGCAGGACAACGGGTTCCTGAGCAAGAATGAGGTGCTGCGCAGCAAAGTGTCTCGGCTCACGGAGCGGCTCCGCAAGCGCTACCCCACCAACAACTTTG GGAACTGCACGGGCTGCTCGGCCACCTTCTCAGTGCTGAAGAAGAGG CGGAGCTGCAGTAATTGTGGAAACAGCTTCTGCTCTCGATGCTGCTCCTTCAAGGTGCCCAAGTCCTCCATGGGGGCCACAG CCCCTGAAGCCCAGAGGGagactgtgtttgtgtgtgcctcGTGTAACCAGACCTTGAGCAAGTGA
- the ZFYVE27 gene encoding protrudin isoform X5 produces MQTSEREGSGPELSPSVMPEAPLESPPFPTKSPAFDLFNLVLSYKRLEIYLEPLKDAGDGVRYLLRWQMPLCSLLTCLGLNVLFLTLNEGAWYSVGALMISVPALLGYLQEVCRARLPDSELMRRKYHSVRQEDLQRVRLSRPEAVAEVKSFLIQLEAFLSRLCCTCEAAYRVLHWENPVVSSQFYGALLGTVCMLYLLPLCWVLTLLNSTLFLGNVEFFRVVSEYRASLQQRMNPKQGEHAFESPPPPDVGGKGGLMDSTPALTPTEDLTPGSVEEAEEAEPDEEFKDAIEEDDEGAPCPAEDELALQDNGFLSKNEVLRSKVSRLTERLRKRYPTNNFGNCTGCSATFSVLKKRRSCSNCGNSFCSRCCSFKVPKSSMGATAPEAQRETVFVCASCNQTLSK; encoded by the exons ATGCAGACATCAGAACGTGAGGGGAGTGGGCCGGAGCTGAGCCCCAGCGTGATGCCCGAGGCTCCCCTGGAGTCTCCACCTTTTCCTACCAAGTCCCCAGCGTTTGACCTTTTCAACTTGGTTCTCTCCTACAAGAGGCTAGAGATCTACCTGGAACCCTTGAAGGATGCAGGTGATGGTGTTCGATACTTGCTCAG GTGGCAGATGCCTTTGTGTTCCTTGCTGACCTGCCTGGGCCTCAACGTCTTGTTCCTCACTTTGAATGAGG GTGCATGGTACTCAGTAGGTGCCCTGATGATTTCAGTGCCCGCCCTGCTGGGCTATCTTCAGGAGGTTTGCCGGGCACGGCTGCCTGATTCCGAGCTGATGCGGAGGAAGTATCATAGCGTGAGGCAGGAGGACCTGCAGAGAGTTCGCCTGTCTCGTCCCGAGGCCGTGGCTGAGGTGAAGAGCTT CTTGATCCAGCTGGAGGCCTTCCTGAGCCGCCTGTGCTGCACCTGTGAAGCCGCCTACCGCGTGCTGCACTGGGAGAACCCCGTCGTGTCCTCACA GTTCTATGGGGCTCTTCTGGGCACAGTCTGCATGCTGTATTTGCTGCCACTCTGCTGGGTCCTCACCCTTTTAAACAGCACGCTGTTTCTGGGGAATGTGGAGTTCTTCCGAG TTGTGTCTGAGTACAGGGCATCTCTGCAGCAGAGGATGAACCCAAAGCAGGGAGAGCATGCCTTTGAGAGTCCTCCACCACCAGATGTTGGGGGGAAGGGTGGTCTGATGGACAGCACACCTGCCCTCACACCCACGGAG GACCTCACACCGGGCAGCgtggaggaggctgaggaggctgagccagatgAAGAGTTTAAAGATGCGATTGAG GAGGATGATGAGGGCGCCCCGTGCCCAGCAGAGGATGAGCTGGCCCTGCAGGACAACGGGTTCCTGAGCAAGAATGAGGTGCTGCGCAGCAAAGTGTCTCGGCTCACGGAGCGGCTCCGCAAGCGCTACCCCACCAACAACTTTG GGAACTGCACGGGCTGCTCGGCCACCTTCTCAGTGCTGAAGAAGAGG CGGAGCTGCAGTAATTGTGGAAACAGCTTCTGCTCTCGATGCTGCTCCTTCAAGGTGCCCAAGTCCTCCATGGGGGCCACAG CCCCTGAAGCCCAGAGGGagactgtgtttgtgtgtgcctcGTGTAACCAGACCTTGAGCAAGTGA
- the ZFYVE27 gene encoding protrudin isoform X3 yields the protein MQTSEREGSGPELSPSVMPEAPLESPPFPTKSPAFDLFNLVLSYKRLEIYLEPLKDAGDGVRYLLRWQMPLCSLLTCLGLNVLFLTLNEGAWYSVGALMISVPALLGYLQEVCRARLPDSELMRRKYHSVRQEDLQRVRLSRPEAVAEVKSFLIQLEAFLSRLCCTCEAAYRVLHWENPVVSSQFYGALLGTVCMLYLLPLCWVLTLLNSTLFLGNVEFFRVVSEYRASLQQRMNPKQGEHAFESPPPPDVGGKGGLMDSTPALTPTEDLTPGSVEEAEEAEPDEEFKDAIEETHLVVLEDDEGAPCPAEDELALQDNGFLSKNEVLRSKVSRLTERLRKRYPTNNFGNCTGCSATFSVLKKRRSCSNCGNSFCSRCCSFKVPKSSMGATAPEAQRETVFVCASCNQTLSK from the exons ATGCAGACATCAGAACGTGAGGGGAGTGGGCCGGAGCTGAGCCCCAGCGTGATGCCCGAGGCTCCCCTGGAGTCTCCACCTTTTCCTACCAAGTCCCCAGCGTTTGACCTTTTCAACTTGGTTCTCTCCTACAAGAGGCTAGAGATCTACCTGGAACCCTTGAAGGATGCAGGTGATGGTGTTCGATACTTGCTCAG GTGGCAGATGCCTTTGTGTTCCTTGCTGACCTGCCTGGGCCTCAACGTCTTGTTCCTCACTTTGAATGAGG GTGCATGGTACTCAGTAGGTGCCCTGATGATTTCAGTGCCCGCCCTGCTGGGCTATCTTCAGGAGGTTTGCCGGGCACGGCTGCCTGATTCCGAGCTGATGCGGAGGAAGTATCATAGCGTGAGGCAGGAGGACCTGCAGAGAGTTCGCCTGTCTCGTCCCGAGGCCGTGGCTGAGGTGAAGAGCTT CTTGATCCAGCTGGAGGCCTTCCTGAGCCGCCTGTGCTGCACCTGTGAAGCCGCCTACCGCGTGCTGCACTGGGAGAACCCCGTCGTGTCCTCACA GTTCTATGGGGCTCTTCTGGGCACAGTCTGCATGCTGTATTTGCTGCCACTCTGCTGGGTCCTCACCCTTTTAAACAGCACGCTGTTTCTGGGGAATGTGGAGTTCTTCCGAG TTGTGTCTGAGTACAGGGCATCTCTGCAGCAGAGGATGAACCCAAAGCAGGGAGAGCATGCCTTTGAGAGTCCTCCACCACCAGATGTTGGGGGGAAGGGTGGTCTGATGGACAGCACACCTGCCCTCACACCCACGGAG GACCTCACACCGGGCAGCgtggaggaggctgaggaggctgagccagatgAAGAGTTTAAAGATGCGATTGAG gagacccACTTGGTGGTGCTG GAGGATGATGAGGGCGCCCCGTGCCCAGCAGAGGATGAGCTGGCCCTGCAGGACAACGGGTTCCTGAGCAAGAATGAGGTGCTGCGCAGCAAAGTGTCTCGGCTCACGGAGCGGCTCCGCAAGCGCTACCCCACCAACAACTTTG GGAACTGCACGGGCTGCTCGGCCACCTTCTCAGTGCTGAAGAAGAGG CGGAGCTGCAGTAATTGTGGAAACAGCTTCTGCTCTCGATGCTGCTCCTTCAAGGTGCCCAAGTCCTCCATGGGGGCCACAG CCCCTGAAGCCCAGAGGGagactgtgtttgtgtgtgcctcGTGTAACCAGACCTTGAGCAAGTGA
- the ZFYVE27 gene encoding protrudin isoform X8, translating to MQTSEREGSGPELSPSVMPEAPLESPPFPTKSPAFDLFNLVLSYKRLEIYLEPLKDAGDGVRYLLRWQMPLCSLLTCLGLNVLFLTLNEGAWYSVGALMISVPALLGYLQEVCRARLPDSELMRRKYHSVRQEDLQRVRLSRPEAVAEVKSFLIQLEAFLSRLCCTCEAAYRVLHWENPVVSSQFYGALLGTVCMLYLLPLCWVLTLLNSTLFLGNVEFFRVVSEYRASLQQRMNPKQGEHAFESPPPPDVGGKGGLMDSTPALTPTEDLTPGSVEEAEEAEPDEEFKDAIEEDDEGAPCPAEDELALQDNGFLSKNEVLRSKVSRLTERLRKRYPTNNFGNCTGCSATFSVLKKRRSCSNCGNSFCSRCCSFKVPKSSMGATAKS from the exons ATGCAGACATCAGAACGTGAGGGGAGTGGGCCGGAGCTGAGCCCCAGCGTGATGCCCGAGGCTCCCCTGGAGTCTCCACCTTTTCCTACCAAGTCCCCAGCGTTTGACCTTTTCAACTTGGTTCTCTCCTACAAGAGGCTAGAGATCTACCTGGAACCCTTGAAGGATGCAGGTGATGGTGTTCGATACTTGCTCAG GTGGCAGATGCCTTTGTGTTCCTTGCTGACCTGCCTGGGCCTCAACGTCTTGTTCCTCACTTTGAATGAGG GTGCATGGTACTCAGTAGGTGCCCTGATGATTTCAGTGCCCGCCCTGCTGGGCTATCTTCAGGAGGTTTGCCGGGCACGGCTGCCTGATTCCGAGCTGATGCGGAGGAAGTATCATAGCGTGAGGCAGGAGGACCTGCAGAGAGTTCGCCTGTCTCGTCCCGAGGCCGTGGCTGAGGTGAAGAGCTT CTTGATCCAGCTGGAGGCCTTCCTGAGCCGCCTGTGCTGCACCTGTGAAGCCGCCTACCGCGTGCTGCACTGGGAGAACCCCGTCGTGTCCTCACA GTTCTATGGGGCTCTTCTGGGCACAGTCTGCATGCTGTATTTGCTGCCACTCTGCTGGGTCCTCACCCTTTTAAACAGCACGCTGTTTCTGGGGAATGTGGAGTTCTTCCGAG TTGTGTCTGAGTACAGGGCATCTCTGCAGCAGAGGATGAACCCAAAGCAGGGAGAGCATGCCTTTGAGAGTCCTCCACCACCAGATGTTGGGGGGAAGGGTGGTCTGATGGACAGCACACCTGCCCTCACACCCACGGAG GACCTCACACCGGGCAGCgtggaggaggctgaggaggctgagccagatgAAGAGTTTAAAGATGCGATTGAG GAGGATGATGAGGGCGCCCCGTGCCCAGCAGAGGATGAGCTGGCCCTGCAGGACAACGGGTTCCTGAGCAAGAATGAGGTGCTGCGCAGCAAAGTGTCTCGGCTCACGGAGCGGCTCCGCAAGCGCTACCCCACCAACAACTTTG GGAACTGCACGGGCTGCTCGGCCACCTTCTCAGTGCTGAAGAAGAGG CGGAGCTGCAGTAATTGTGGAAACAGCTTCTGCTCTCGATGCTGCTCCTTCAAGGTGCCCAAGTCCTCCATGGGGGCCACAG CAAAATCCTGA
- the ZFYVE27 gene encoding protrudin isoform X1 has product MQTSEREGSGPELSPSVMPEAPLESPPFPTKSPAFDLFNLVLSYKRLEIYLEPLKDAGDGVRYLLRWQMPLCSLLTCLGLNVLFLTLNEGAWYSVGALMISVPALLGYLQEVCRARLPDSELMRRKYHSVRQEDLQRVRLSRPEAVAEVKSFLIQLEAFLSRLCCTCEAAYRVLHWENPVVSSQFYGALLGTVCMLYLLPLCWVLTLLNSTLFLGNVEFFRVVSEYRASLQQRMNPKQGEHAFESPPPPDVGGKGGLMDSTPALTPTEDLTPGSVEEAEEAEPDEEFKDAIEEDDEGAPCPAEDELALQDNGFLSKNEVLRSKVSRLTERLRKRYPTNNFGNCTGCSATFSVLKKRRSCSNCGNSFCSRCCSFKVPKSSMGATGEWCRWWEGLIGIPPRGCHVVAKGQGCQRSRELGIVVRPTGTFPPSPLAKS; this is encoded by the exons ATGCAGACATCAGAACGTGAGGGGAGTGGGCCGGAGCTGAGCCCCAGCGTGATGCCCGAGGCTCCCCTGGAGTCTCCACCTTTTCCTACCAAGTCCCCAGCGTTTGACCTTTTCAACTTGGTTCTCTCCTACAAGAGGCTAGAGATCTACCTGGAACCCTTGAAGGATGCAGGTGATGGTGTTCGATACTTGCTCAG GTGGCAGATGCCTTTGTGTTCCTTGCTGACCTGCCTGGGCCTCAACGTCTTGTTCCTCACTTTGAATGAGG GTGCATGGTACTCAGTAGGTGCCCTGATGATTTCAGTGCCCGCCCTGCTGGGCTATCTTCAGGAGGTTTGCCGGGCACGGCTGCCTGATTCCGAGCTGATGCGGAGGAAGTATCATAGCGTGAGGCAGGAGGACCTGCAGAGAGTTCGCCTGTCTCGTCCCGAGGCCGTGGCTGAGGTGAAGAGCTT CTTGATCCAGCTGGAGGCCTTCCTGAGCCGCCTGTGCTGCACCTGTGAAGCCGCCTACCGCGTGCTGCACTGGGAGAACCCCGTCGTGTCCTCACA GTTCTATGGGGCTCTTCTGGGCACAGTCTGCATGCTGTATTTGCTGCCACTCTGCTGGGTCCTCACCCTTTTAAACAGCACGCTGTTTCTGGGGAATGTGGAGTTCTTCCGAG TTGTGTCTGAGTACAGGGCATCTCTGCAGCAGAGGATGAACCCAAAGCAGGGAGAGCATGCCTTTGAGAGTCCTCCACCACCAGATGTTGGGGGGAAGGGTGGTCTGATGGACAGCACACCTGCCCTCACACCCACGGAG GACCTCACACCGGGCAGCgtggaggaggctgaggaggctgagccagatgAAGAGTTTAAAGATGCGATTGAG GAGGATGATGAGGGCGCCCCGTGCCCAGCAGAGGATGAGCTGGCCCTGCAGGACAACGGGTTCCTGAGCAAGAATGAGGTGCTGCGCAGCAAAGTGTCTCGGCTCACGGAGCGGCTCCGCAAGCGCTACCCCACCAACAACTTTG GGAACTGCACGGGCTGCTCGGCCACCTTCTCAGTGCTGAAGAAGAGG CGGAGCTGCAGTAATTGTGGAAACAGCTTCTGCTCTCGATGCTGCTCCTTCAAGGTGCCCAAGTCCTCCATGGGGGCCACAGGTGAGTGGTGCAGGTGGTGGGAGGGCTTGATTGGTATCCCGCCAAGGGGATGTCACGTTGTGGCAAAGGGGCAAGGGTGTCAGAGGTCAAGGGAACTTGGGATTGTAGTCAGGCCTACGGGAACGTTTCCTCCATCCCCTTTAGCAAAATCCTGA
- the ZFYVE27 gene encoding protrudin isoform X12, translating to MQVMVFDTCSGAWYSVGALMISVPALLGYLQEVCRARLPDSELMRRKYHSVRQEDLQRVRLSRPEAVAEVKSFLIQLEAFLSRLCCTCEAAYRVLHWENPVVSSQFYGALLGTVCMLYLLPLCWVLTLLNSTLFLGNVEFFRVVSEYRASLQQRMNPKQGEHAFESPPPPDVGGKGGLMDSTPALTPTESLSSQDLTPGSVEEAEEAEPDEEFKDAIEEDDEGAPCPAEDELALQDNGFLSKNEVLRSKVSRLTERLRKRYPTNNFGNCTGCSATFSVLKKRRSCSNCGNSFCSRCCSFKVPKSSMGATAPEAQRETVFVCASCNQTLSK from the exons ATGCAGGTGATGGTGTTCGATACTTGCTCAG GTGCATGGTACTCAGTAGGTGCCCTGATGATTTCAGTGCCCGCCCTGCTGGGCTATCTTCAGGAGGTTTGCCGGGCACGGCTGCCTGATTCCGAGCTGATGCGGAGGAAGTATCATAGCGTGAGGCAGGAGGACCTGCAGAGAGTTCGCCTGTCTCGTCCCGAGGCCGTGGCTGAGGTGAAGAGCTT CTTGATCCAGCTGGAGGCCTTCCTGAGCCGCCTGTGCTGCACCTGTGAAGCCGCCTACCGCGTGCTGCACTGGGAGAACCCCGTCGTGTCCTCACA GTTCTATGGGGCTCTTCTGGGCACAGTCTGCATGCTGTATTTGCTGCCACTCTGCTGGGTCCTCACCCTTTTAAACAGCACGCTGTTTCTGGGGAATGTGGAGTTCTTCCGAG TTGTGTCTGAGTACAGGGCATCTCTGCAGCAGAGGATGAACCCAAAGCAGGGAGAGCATGCCTTTGAGAGTCCTCCACCACCAGATGTTGGGGGGAAGGGTGGTCTGATGGACAGCACACCTGCCCTCACACCCACGGAG AGTCTCTCTTCCCAGGACCTCACACCGGGCAGCgtggaggaggctgaggaggctgagccagatgAAGAGTTTAAAGATGCGATTGAG GAGGATGATGAGGGCGCCCCGTGCCCAGCAGAGGATGAGCTGGCCCTGCAGGACAACGGGTTCCTGAGCAAGAATGAGGTGCTGCGCAGCAAAGTGTCTCGGCTCACGGAGCGGCTCCGCAAGCGCTACCCCACCAACAACTTTG GGAACTGCACGGGCTGCTCGGCCACCTTCTCAGTGCTGAAGAAGAGG CGGAGCTGCAGTAATTGTGGAAACAGCTTCTGCTCTCGATGCTGCTCCTTCAAGGTGCCCAAGTCCTCCATGGGGGCCACAG CCCCTGAAGCCCAGAGGGagactgtgtttgtgtgtgcctcGTGTAACCAGACCTTGAGCAAGTGA